In a genomic window of Tissierella sp. Yu-01:
- the rfbF gene encoding glucose-1-phosphate cytidylyltransferase: MKLIILAGGYGSRLGEITSTIPKPMVQIGGKPILWHIMKIYSHYGIKDFIICLGYKGEIIKDYFTHYQYKNKDFTVDLSDNSIEFHNGHEELDWKVTLVDTGIDTLKGGRLKRIEKYLDEDTNLLTYGDGVADINIKELIDFHNKMGKMVTISGVHPPARFGELIAEGDILTVFEEKAQTSQGLINGGYMVFNRCLLEYLTEDVQCDLEAGIFEQLATRGEIAVYKHNGYWACMDNERDLHYLENLWKKNKAFWKVW, translated from the coding sequence ATGAAATTAATTATTCTAGCAGGTGGATATGGAAGTAGATTAGGTGAGATAACTTCAACTATTCCCAAACCAATGGTGCAGATAGGAGGAAAGCCTATACTATGGCATATAATGAAAATCTATTCTCATTACGGAATTAAAGACTTTATTATATGTCTTGGATATAAAGGTGAGATTATAAAAGACTATTTTACACATTACCAATATAAAAACAAGGATTTTACTGTAGATTTATCGGATAACAGTATTGAATTTCATAACGGGCATGAAGAGTTAGACTGGAAGGTTACCTTAGTAGATACAGGAATCGATACATTAAAAGGTGGAAGATTAAAAAGAATAGAAAAATATCTCGATGAAGATACAAACTTACTTACCTATGGTGATGGTGTAGCGGACATAAATATAAAAGAACTTATAGATTTTCATAATAAGATGGGAAAAATGGTCACAATTTCAGGAGTCCATCCACCTGCTAGATTTGGAGAACTAATAGCAGAAGGAGATATATTGACTGTATTTGAAGAAAAGGCTCAAACATCACAGGGGTTAATAAACGGTGGTTATATGGTATTTAATAGATGTTTGTTAGAATATTTAACCGAAGATGTACAATGTGATCTTGAAGCGGGTATATTTGAACAATTAGCTACTAGAGGAGAAATTGCTGTATATAAACATAATGGATATTGGGCTTGTATGGATAATGAAAGAGATTTACATTATCTAGAAAATTTATGGAAGAAAAATAAGGCTTTTTGGAAGGTTTGGTAA
- the rfbH gene encoding lipopolysaccharide biosynthesis protein RfbH: MDLRQEILEKVKQYYNEEHKAKQERFESGKDIITFAGRVYDEDEMVNLVDASLDFWLTTGRYAEVFEKEFAEYMGNKYCLLTTSGSSANLLALTAFTSPKLGEQRLKPGDEVITVAAGFPTTVNPIIQNGLIPVFVDVEIGTYNIKVEDLEKALSDKTRAIMIAHTLGNPFDIDSVMKFARENNLYVIEDCCDAVGSTYNGKMVGSFGHASTVSFYPAHHITMGEGGAVLVNELQYKNILRSFRDWGRDCYCEPGANNTCGKRFDTQFGTLPKGYDHKYVYSHIGYNLKITDMQASIGVAQLKKLPYFVEKRKDNFKKLYEALAKYQQFLILPQATKNSDPSWFAFPITVKENNKFDKNEIVRYLENNKILTRQLFAGNIIRQPAYKDVQFRVIGDLSNTDYIMNNTFFIGVYPGIDDRRIEYIIEIFDKFFKEL; the protein is encoded by the coding sequence ATGGATTTAAGACAAGAAATACTTGAAAAAGTTAAACAATATTATAATGAAGAGCATAAAGCAAAACAAGAAAGATTTGAATCAGGCAAAGACATAATTACATTTGCAGGTAGGGTTTATGATGAGGATGAAATGGTTAATCTGGTGGATGCTTCATTAGATTTTTGGCTCACAACAGGTAGATATGCAGAAGTTTTTGAAAAAGAGTTTGCAGAATATATGGGCAATAAATATTGTTTGTTAACTACTTCGGGTTCCTCTGCTAATCTATTGGCATTAACTGCATTTACATCTCCAAAACTTGGAGAGCAAAGATTAAAACCTGGGGATGAAGTAATAACTGTAGCGGCGGGATTTCCGACAACTGTAAATCCAATAATACAAAATGGACTAATACCTGTATTTGTTGATGTTGAAATTGGAACATATAATATTAAGGTTGAAGATTTAGAAAAAGCTTTATCAGATAAAACAAGAGCTATTATGATTGCGCATACATTAGGGAATCCATTTGATATTGACTCAGTAATGAAATTTGCTAGAGAGAATAATTTATATGTGATAGAAGATTGTTGTGATGCAGTTGGTTCTACATATAATGGGAAAATGGTTGGTTCTTTTGGACATGCATCTACAGTAAGCTTTTATCCAGCGCATCATATAACAATGGGTGAAGGTGGAGCAGTGCTAGTAAATGAACTACAATATAAAAATATTTTAAGATCATTTAGAGACTGGGGAAGAGACTGCTATTGTGAGCCAGGAGCAAATAATACATGTGGGAAAAGATTTGATACTCAATTTGGTACACTTCCTAAAGGATATGATCATAAATATGTTTATTCACACATTGGATACAATTTGAAAATAACTGATATGCAAGCTTCAATTGGTGTTGCTCAATTAAAGAAGTTACCTTATTTTGTAGAGAAACGAAAAGATAACTTTAAAAAATTATATGAAGCATTAGCTAAATATCAGCAGTTTCTAATTTTACCTCAAGCTACAAAAAACTCTGACCCGTCTTGGTTTGCGTTTCCTATTACCGTAAAAGAAAACAATAAATTTGATAAAAACGAAATTGTAAGGTATTTGGAAAACAACAAGATATTAACAAGACAATTATTTGCAGGAAACATAATTAGACAACCTGCTTATAAAGATGTACAATTTAGAGTCATAGGAGATTTATCTAATACTGATTACATAATGAATAATACATTTTTTATTGGGGTTTATCCAGGAATTGATGATAGAAGGATAGAGTATATAATAGAAATCTTTGATAAATTCTTTAAAGAATTATAG
- a CDS encoding YjfB family protein: MDIAALSMSMSHTKVKQESSIAIMKMAMDAAKVQAEAMNKMLEANMEILESIDPYVGGNVDIMA; the protein is encoded by the coding sequence ATGGACATTGCAGCTTTATCAATGTCAATGAGTCATACAAAAGTAAAACAAGAATCAAGTATAGCAATTATGAAGATGGCTATGGATGCAGCAAAGGTACAGGCAGAAGCTATGAACAAGATGTTAGAAGCAAATATGGAAATACTAGAATCAATAGATCCATATGTAGGTGGAAATGTGGATATTATGGCATAA
- a CDS encoding ATP-binding protein has protein sequence MIKLFEVSGFKNFNEKITLDFSDVRDYRFNTDCITDNLISKLIVYGKNSVGKSNLGLAVFDIVSHLTSNNITPGIYNYYLNVANPNDYAEFHYIFKFDKQIIDYLYRKDEKQNLIFEKLCLNQNMLFEYDYKTRDGDIEGIKKIVPTLNWVFQGTDSILKYVINNSVMDDLHPLRQMMHFVSNMLWFRSLDENRYIGYKNKSDDYFDFIFADDNLNEFESFLHDSGIEENLVVKKDNDGIRRLYFDTNKSLPFFAVASSGTKALYTFYYWYKTAKDVSFMFIDEFDSFYHFELAESIVLMLEKMKNTQVALTSHNTNLLTNRIMRPDCYFILTKNKLTSFANATDRELREGHNLEKLYMSGEFNE, from the coding sequence ATGATTAAATTATTTGAAGTTTCTGGTTTTAAAAATTTTAATGAGAAGATAACCTTAGATTTTTCAGATGTAAGGGATTATAGATTCAACACTGATTGTATTACTGACAACTTAATAAGCAAGCTTATCGTGTATGGTAAGAACTCAGTGGGTAAATCAAATCTTGGCTTAGCTGTTTTTGATATTGTTTCACATTTAACATCTAATAACATTACTCCTGGTATTTATAACTATTATTTGAATGTTGCAAATCCAAATGATTATGCAGAATTTCATTATATTTTTAAATTTGATAAACAAATAATTGACTACCTTTATCGTAAGGATGAAAAACAAAATTTGATATTTGAAAAACTCTGCTTAAACCAGAATATGCTATTTGAATATGACTATAAAACTAGAGACGGAGATATAGAAGGAATTAAGAAGATAGTACCTACACTTAATTGGGTGTTTCAGGGAACAGATTCCATCTTGAAGTATGTCATAAATAATAGTGTGATGGATGACTTACATCCACTTCGTCAAATGATGCATTTTGTATCTAATATGCTATGGTTTAGAAGCTTAGATGAAAACAGATATATTGGATATAAGAATAAAAGTGATGATTATTTTGATTTTATATTCGCAGATGATAATCTGAATGAATTTGAAAGTTTTTTACATGACTCAGGAATTGAAGAAAACTTAGTAGTCAAGAAGGATAATGATGGAATAAGACGATTATATTTTGATACTAATAAATCATTACCATTTTTTGCGGTAGCATCAAGTGGAACGAAAGCCCTATATACTTTTTATTATTGGTATAAAACTGCCAAAGATGTTTCATTTATGTTTATAGATGAATTTGATTCGTTTTATCATTTTGAACTAGCAGAAAGTATAGTGCTAATGCTGGAAAAAATGAAAAATACACAAGTTGCCTTAACCTCTCATAACACAAATTTATTGACAAATCGTATCATGCGTCCAGATTGTTATTTTATATTAACTAAGAATAAGCTAACATCCTTTGCAAATGCAACTGATCGTGAGTTGCGTGAGGGTCATAATCTTGAGAAATTGTATATGAGCGGTGAGTTCAATGAATGA
- the rfbG gene encoding CDP-glucose 4,6-dehydratase, which yields MKFFNDVFRDKTVLVTGHTGFKGSWLSIWLTELGAKVVGYALDPYTEKDNFMLAKMSDKIIDIRGDIRDYEKLKKIFDVYQPEFVFHLAAQPLVRLSYEIPRETYEINVMGTLNILECIRFCKETKVGIMVTTDKCYDNKEQVWGYKENDAMGGFDPYSSSKGCSELLIASWRNSFMNPKDYKKHNKAISSVRAGNVIGGGDWAKDRIIPDCIRAIELNKPIEIRNPNAIRPWQHVLDPISGYLSLAQKMIENPVVYSGAWNFGPNLESVVKVKEIAEMIVSFYGKGEIKYVSKEGQPHESKLLNLDISKAMFNLGWKPTLGVEEAIELTVGWYKRYREKDIYKLCLNHIEYFCSRD from the coding sequence ATGAAGTTTTTTAATGATGTTTTTCGTGATAAGACAGTTTTAGTTACTGGACATACTGGTTTTAAAGGCTCATGGCTTAGCATTTGGCTAACTGAGTTAGGAGCAAAAGTTGTAGGGTATGCATTAGATCCTTATACTGAAAAAGATAATTTTATGTTAGCTAAAATGAGCGATAAGATAATTGATATTCGCGGTGATATTAGAGATTATGAAAAGTTGAAAAAAATATTTGATGTATATCAGCCTGAATTCGTCTTTCATTTAGCAGCTCAACCGTTAGTTAGATTATCATATGAGATTCCAAGAGAAACCTATGAGATTAACGTAATGGGAACCTTAAATATTTTAGAATGCATTAGATTCTGTAAAGAGACAAAAGTAGGTATAATGGTTACTACTGATAAATGCTATGATAATAAAGAACAAGTCTGGGGGTACAAGGAAAATGATGCAATGGGTGGATTCGATCCATATAGCTCATCTAAAGGTTGTTCTGAGTTACTTATAGCATCGTGGAGAAATTCATTTATGAACCCAAAAGATTATAAAAAGCATAACAAAGCTATATCGTCTGTAAGAGCTGGGAATGTTATTGGTGGCGGTGATTGGGCGAAGGATAGAATCATTCCTGATTGTATAAGAGCAATTGAGTTAAATAAACCTATCGAAATAAGAAATCCAAATGCCATAAGACCATGGCAACATGTATTAGATCCAATTAGTGGTTATTTGTCATTAGCTCAGAAAATGATAGAAAACCCAGTAGTATATAGCGGAGCATGGAACTTTGGACCAAATCTTGAATCAGTGGTGAAAGTTAAGGAAATCGCTGAAATGATAGTATCTTTTTATGGTAAAGGTGAAATTAAGTATGTTTCAAAAGAAGGTCAACCACATGAGTCTAAATTGTTAAATTTAGATATTAGCAAGGCTATGTTTAATTTAGGTTGGAAACCCACTTTGGGAGTCGAAGAGGCCATCGAGTTAACAGTTGGCTGGTACAAAAGATATAGAGAAAAAGATATTTATAAATTATGCTTGAATCATATAGAATATTTTTGTAGTAGGGATTAA
- a CDS encoding NAD(P)-dependent oxidoreductase, with protein sequence MDKKTAIITGATGYIGSKLAKKLVRDKWDVHLITRLESSFKYIEDITNDVNILIYDGNVECLIEFFNEVKPQVIFHLASLVTIEHTLSDVDALIESNIKFGTHILEAMLKSQVNILVNTGTSWQHYNNDDYNPVNLYAATKQAFESILKYYTESKGIKAITLELFDTFGPHDNRPKIINLLRKTYKNNTPLDMSLGEQLLDIVYIDDVIEAYITASNNLFKNENIKNSKYSVCTNKPINLKELVEKFEEVYATKLNINWGRRPYRNREVMITWNKGKVLPNWHPKISLEEGIRKLKEYD encoded by the coding sequence TTGGATAAAAAAACTGCGATTATAACAGGTGCCACTGGTTATATAGGATCAAAATTGGCTAAAAAGTTGGTACGTGATAAATGGGATGTGCACCTTATAACTAGGTTAGAGTCTTCATTTAAATATATAGAGGATATAACTAATGATGTAAATATTTTAATATATGATGGTAATGTAGAATGCTTAATAGAATTTTTCAATGAAGTTAAACCTCAGGTGATTTTTCATTTAGCTTCACTGGTTACAATAGAACATACGCTTAGTGACGTTGACGCCCTCATTGAAAGCAATATTAAGTTTGGAACTCACATATTAGAAGCTATGTTAAAGAGCCAGGTTAATATCCTAGTAAACACAGGAACATCGTGGCAACACTATAATAATGACGATTATAATCCTGTTAACCTATATGCAGCTACTAAACAAGCCTTTGAATCAATCCTTAAGTATTATACAGAATCCAAAGGGATAAAAGCAATAACCTTAGAATTGTTTGATACATTTGGTCCTCATGATAATAGACCCAAAATAATAAATTTATTAAGAAAAACATATAAGAATAATACACCTCTAGATATGTCGTTAGGGGAACAATTACTTGATATTGTATATATTGACGATGTAATAGAAGCGTATATTACGGCTTCAAATAATTTGTTTAAGAATGAAAATATAAAAAATAGTAAATATTCCGTATGTACGAATAAACCTATTAATCTAAAAGAATTAGTTGAGAAGTTTGAAGAAGTATATGCAACTAAGCTAAATATAAATTGGGGTAGAAGACCATATCGTAATAGAGAAGTTATGATCACATGGAATAAAGGAAAAGTCTTACCAAATTGGCATCCGAAAATTTCATTAGAGGAAGGAATAAGAAAATTAAAAGAATATGATTAA
- a CDS encoding type III toxin-antitoxin system ToxN/AbiQ family toxin: protein MDKLSFYDVDKEYINYLKQEEIKRRGFTKVPNIEYKNEQKFLCGIVLSINNVDYYVPVTSYKKKKSENFLIIFDDDKFNKIKGSLRFNFMIPVPKVAITERIINDEENGIRRIFLQKQLDYINSNRQIILNRSKRTYLRIINNYNPELTKNSCDFKFLEEKCLEYQTVLEAT, encoded by the coding sequence ATGGATAAGTTAAGCTTCTATGATGTCGATAAAGAGTACATAAATTATTTAAAACAAGAAGAAATAAAACGTAGGGGATTTACAAAAGTTCCTAATATAGAATATAAAAATGAACAAAAGTTTTTATGCGGTATTGTGCTATCAATAAATAATGTTGACTATTATGTACCGGTAACTTCATATAAGAAAAAGAAGTCTGAAAATTTCTTAATAATCTTTGATGATGATAAATTTAATAAAATTAAGGGGTCTTTAAGGTTTAATTTTATGATACCAGTACCAAAGGTTGCAATTACAGAAAGAATTATCAATGATGAGGAGAATGGTATCAGAAGAATATTTTTACAGAAACAACTGGACTATATTAATTCTAATAGGCAAATAATTTTAAATCGGTCAAAGAGAACATATTTAAGAATAATAAATAATTATAATCCTGAATTGACAAAAAATAGCTGTGATTTTAAATTTCTTGAAGAAAAGTGTTTAGAGTATCAGACAGTGCTAGAAGCTACATAA
- the fliW gene encoding flagellar assembly protein FliW, producing the protein MNIETKYLGEVEINEEQIISFPNGLLGFENSKEFILLDVPNNPYFKFLQDIHNSYISFLLINPWDFFKDYDVELNDEELLKIDIESDKDNDMAIYSVVTLAQKFKESTSNLLAPIVINLLAKKGRQFILNDSKYTTKHKLYPEGLGE; encoded by the coding sequence ATGAATATAGAAACTAAATATCTAGGTGAAGTTGAAATAAATGAAGAACAAATAATATCATTCCCAAACGGATTATTGGGTTTTGAGAATAGTAAAGAATTTATATTATTAGACGTTCCTAATAATCCATATTTTAAATTTCTCCAAGATATACACAATAGCTATATATCATTCCTACTCATAAATCCATGGGATTTTTTCAAAGATTATGATGTAGAATTAAATGATGAAGAACTACTAAAAATTGATATAGAATCTGACAAAGATAATGATATGGCTATATATTCTGTTGTAACCTTGGCTCAGAAGTTTAAAGAAAGTACGAGTAACCTATTAGCACCAATTGTTATTAATCTTTTAGCTAAGAAAGGTAGACAATTTATCTTAAATGATTCAAAATACACAACAAAGCATAAACTATACCCTGAAGGGTTAGGTGAATAA
- the flgM gene encoding flagellar biosynthesis anti-sigma factor FlgM yields MKINNIQNKFVDISLYKSNEKKSSEKEINPKNSVNIQISDSAKALVEKINQSNDIKYSDKVEKIRKSILEGSYKVSSENIANKLLQAMEEQKGSDK; encoded by the coding sequence ATGAAAATCAATAATATACAAAATAAGTTCGTTGATATCAGCTTATATAAATCGAATGAGAAAAAGAGTAGCGAAAAAGAAATCAATCCTAAGAATAGTGTAAATATTCAAATCTCCGATTCAGCTAAGGCATTAGTAGAAAAGATAAATCAATCAAATGACATAAAATATAGTGATAAAGTTGAAAAGATAAGAAAATCTATTCTAGAAGGAAGTTATAAAGTATCTTCAGAAAATATAGCTAACAAATTACTTCAGGCTATGGAAGAACAAAAGGGAAGTGATAAGTAA
- the flgK gene encoding flagellar hook-associated protein FlgK: MSGLFGTLNVANKGLQAAQTALHTAGHNISNANTDGFSRQRVELKASLAYTLGGVGQLGTGVKMESIIRVVDDYVTKQIRQENGTMKQFAVKSEVMDQLEIIYNEPSETGLNFNLGEMFDAWTELSKNPEMLTAKSIVVEKSKTMADTLNHIAKQLEGLKTNTTDLIEMNAKDFNSIIDKLDSLNTQIFNIGIKGQTPNDLLDQRDLLLRDLSTITNFSTDFDKYGRVQIGLDTGSSEDTTVLSFNGSTKIEMTADDNGIIILEGGIAFSPESGEIAGYQDALSDINEQMTKLDKFAQTMAEAINAAHKDGGAFTGDFFTFANGEFKASNIQVNSAIDSDNSLVNAGKGPNPAEGDGSKAQDVANVRNIKLDFTGDGNTDNTIESEYNSMVTNVGISKQQADNMVANQEVLLDQLVMRRESTSGVQIDEEVSNIIKFQKSYEANARVIQVLSEMLDVLINRTGV; encoded by the coding sequence ATGTCAGGATTATTTGGTACATTAAATGTTGCGAACAAGGGATTACAAGCTGCACAAACTGCTTTACATACAGCAGGACATAATATTTCAAATGCTAATACAGATGGGTTTTCTAGACAAAGAGTAGAGCTAAAAGCTAGTTTGGCATATACTCTTGGCGGTGTAGGTCAATTGGGAACTGGAGTAAAGATGGAGTCCATAATTAGAGTTGTAGATGATTATGTAACTAAACAAATTAGACAAGAAAATGGAACGATGAAGCAGTTCGCAGTAAAATCTGAAGTTATGGATCAATTAGAGATAATCTATAACGAACCTTCAGAAACAGGACTTAACTTTAACCTTGGAGAAATGTTTGATGCTTGGACCGAGCTAAGCAAAAACCCAGAGATGCTTACTGCTAAGTCAATAGTAGTAGAAAAGTCAAAGACTATGGCAGATACGTTAAATCATATTGCTAAGCAACTTGAAGGGCTTAAGACAAATACAACAGACTTAATTGAAATGAATGCTAAGGATTTCAACTCAATAATTGATAAATTGGATTCTTTAAATACGCAAATATTCAATATAGGTATAAAAGGTCAAACACCTAATGACTTATTAGACCAAAGGGATTTGCTACTAAGAGATTTATCCACTATCACTAATTTTTCCACTGACTTCGATAAATATGGTAGGGTTCAAATAGGTTTGGATACTGGTTCGTCTGAAGATACCACAGTATTGTCTTTTAATGGCTCTACAAAGATTGAAATGACAGCAGATGATAATGGGATAATAATTTTAGAAGGTGGTATAGCTTTTTCACCTGAATCAGGTGAAATTGCAGGATATCAAGATGCATTAAGTGATATAAATGAACAGATGACAAAATTGGATAAGTTTGCTCAAACTATGGCGGAGGCAATAAATGCTGCTCATAAGGATGGAGGAGCTTTTACTGGTGACTTCTTCACTTTTGCTAACGGTGAATTTAAAGCATCTAATATTCAAGTTAATTCTGCTATAGATTCTGACAATAGTTTGGTAAATGCAGGTAAAGGACCTAATCCAGCAGAAGGTGATGGTTCTAAAGCCCAAGATGTTGCCAATGTTAGAAATATCAAGTTGGACTTTACTGGTGATGGCAATACTGACAACACTATAGAATCAGAGTACAATAGCATGGTTACAAATGTAGGTATCTCGAAACAACAAGCGGATAACATGGTTGCTAATCAAGAAGTCCTATTGGACCAACTAGTGATGCGCAGGGAATCTACTTCCGGTGTACAAATAGATGAAGAAGTATCAAATATAATTAAATTCCAAAAATCATACGAAGCAAATGCGAGGGTTATTCAAGTACTATCAGAAATGCTAGATGTACTGATTAACAGAACGGGGGTATAA
- the flgL gene encoding flagellar hook-associated protein FlgL: MRITNSTLSTNYLRNLNRNLQMMQKYQNQLSSGKEVSRPSDDPLLVSKIMDLNNNILQNEQYNKNISDTLGWVQTQDGALNNVNATLNRIRDLIIKGANGSLSETDRLAIYDEVEMKIGELQDTLNTNFDGRYIFAGQKTLSKPFSINAGELTYISESGADQTISREISKGVQVELLTVGSNVTTTTGASEADNNNLGKLLNKIMQALDNPGVDTDKLGGDYLADLDKHIDNVLQVRSKIGAIDNRLQAAESRNESENLNLNTLLSKREDIDIAEKYMEYSVMKTVYLASLQTGAQILQPSLLDYIR, encoded by the coding sequence ATGCGTATAACAAACAGTACTTTGTCAACTAACTATTTAAGAAATCTTAATAGAAATCTTCAGATGATGCAGAAATATCAAAATCAATTATCCTCAGGTAAGGAAGTGTCTAGACCTTCAGATGACCCTTTGCTTGTATCTAAAATCATGGATTTAAATAACAATATATTGCAAAATGAGCAATATAATAAGAATATAAGCGATACCTTGGGATGGGTACAAACACAAGATGGAGCATTAAATAATGTAAATGCAACCCTAAATAGAATAAGAGACCTTATAATTAAAGGAGCTAATGGTTCATTATCCGAAACTGATAGATTAGCAATATATGATGAAGTAGAGATGAAGATTGGGGAATTGCAGGATACTTTAAATACTAACTTTGATGGAAGATATATATTTGCTGGACAAAAGACTTTAAGTAAACCATTTTCGATAAATGCTGGAGAATTAACATATATTTCTGAATCAGGAGCAGACCAAACTATATCACGTGAAATCTCAAAAGGAGTACAAGTAGAACTTCTTACAGTTGGGAGTAACGTAACTACTACAACGGGTGCTAGTGAAGCAGATAATAATAATTTAGGCAAATTATTAAACAAGATTATGCAAGCCTTAGATAACCCTGGAGTAGACACAGATAAACTTGGTGGAGATTATTTAGCTGATCTTGACAAGCACATCGACAATGTTCTTCAAGTTCGTTCCAAGATAGGTGCCATAGATAATAGATTGCAAGCAGCAGAGTCGAGAAATGAATCTGAAAACTTAAACCTAAATACATTATTGTCAAAAAGAGAAGATATAGATATAGCTGAAAAATATATGGAATACAGCGTAATGAAAACAGTTTATCTAGCTTCATTACAAACAGGAGCGCAAATTCTTCAACCAAGTCTGCTTGACTATATAAGATGA
- the csrA gene encoding carbon storage regulator CsrA gives MLVLNRKIGESIILGDNIEMMILDIQDGKIKIGIEAPRDISILRKEVYDEVKAENEASVNTGDYILNVLKDIK, from the coding sequence ATGCTAGTTTTGAATAGAAAAATAGGCGAGAGTATAATACTTGGCGATAATATAGAAATGATGATTCTCGATATACAAGATGGAAAGATTAAAATTGGTATTGAAGCTCCAAGAGATATTAGTATATTGAGGAAAGAAGTTTATGATGAAGTAAAGGCTGAAAATGAAGCATCCGTAAATACAGGTGACTATATATTAAATGTATTGAAGGATATAAAGTAA
- the fliY gene encoding flagellar motor switch phosphatase FliY produces MSENFLSQEEIDALLGKKSKVDECVIGDVEKDIIGEVGNISMSTAATTLSSIINHKVLITTPRVSCIPFRQVIDECDIPKVVASIKFKQGLMGNNLLMMDVPDASIIADLMMGGNGIVENKSLGELEMSAVAEAMNQMIGSASTAMATMLGKPIDILPPDVTLWDKSENIKFDEIGLDKSICKIAFDLDVEGLIQSEIMQIFNIETVDEISKIMMGDNQSSEPVIQEEPASEPVSSYSQPVHTVEVPAEKVIVQKPMFDKLTPNTEDRKSPRNLDLILDVPLEFSVVLGKTRKTIKDILSFGNGSVVELDKLADEPLEIYVNGKLIAQGEVVVINENFGIRITNIMSKEQRVQNLK; encoded by the coding sequence ATGAGTGAGAATTTTTTATCACAAGAGGAGATTGACGCTCTATTGGGAAAAAAATCAAAAGTAGACGAATGCGTAATAGGAGACGTAGAGAAAGATATTATAGGAGAAGTCGGTAATATTTCCATGTCCACAGCTGCAACCACCCTATCTTCTATAATTAATCATAAGGTTTTGATTACAACACCAAGAGTATCATGTATACCCTTTAGACAAGTAATCGATGAGTGCGATATTCCAAAAGTCGTTGCAAGTATAAAATTTAAGCAAGGGCTAATGGGAAACAATTTATTGATGATGGATGTTCCAGATGCATCTATTATTGCTGACTTAATGATGGGTGGAAATGGAATTGTAGAGAATAAAAGTTTGGGTGAGCTTGAAATGAGTGCAGTTGCTGAAGCTATGAACCAAATGATAGGCTCAGCTTCAACAGCAATGGCAACAATGCTTGGAAAACCAATTGATATATTGCCACCGGATGTTACATTGTGGGATAAGAGTGAAAACATAAAATTTGATGAAATAGGCCTTGATAAATCAATATGTAAAATAGCCTTTGATTTAGATGTCGAAGGTTTAATACAAAGTGAAATCATGCAGATATTTAATATAGAAACCGTAGATGAAATATCTAAGATTATGATGGGTGATAATCAAAGTTCTGAACCAGTTATTCAAGAAGAACCAGCTTCAGAACCTGTATCAAGCTATAGCCAGCCAGTACATACAGTAGAGGTTCCGGCAGAAAAGGTGATTGTACAAAAACCGATGTTTGATAAACTTACACCAAATACGGAGGACCGTAAATCACCAAGAAATCTTGATTTGATTTTAGACGTACCATTGGAATTTAGTGTAGTTTTAGGTAAGACTAGAAAAACCATAAAGGATATATTATCCTTTGGGAATGGTTCTGTTGTTGAATTAGATAAATTAGCCGACGAACCACTTGAAATATATGTAAATGGAAAACTAATAGCCCAAGGTGAAGTAGTTGTTATAAACGAAAACTTTGGAATCAGAATAACAAATATAATGAGCAAGGAACAAAGAGTACAGAACCTGAAGTAG